From Deinococcus yavapaiensis KR-236, a single genomic window includes:
- a CDS encoding cupin domain-containing protein: protein MTDTTPPVRSALSPRTFRVRADRFRVLVSGGDTDERLSVLDVRARRGFELPVHVHDAEDEILTVLEGQVCVHLAGDDVLLGPFDTLLLRRGVPHALRLLTETARLTATYTPAGFERYLQAIAEAGPTVDESVESGIVEPPNVPALVRLGETFGLRYFPEPFPARDAQER from the coding sequence ATGACAGACACGACCCCACCCGTTCGATCCGCCCTCTCGCCGCGCACGTTTCGTGTGCGCGCCGACCGCTTCCGAGTCCTGGTCTCGGGCGGCGACACCGACGAACGCTTGTCCGTGCTCGACGTTCGAGCGCGCCGAGGCTTCGAGTTGCCCGTCCACGTGCACGACGCGGAAGACGAAATTCTCACCGTGCTCGAAGGGCAAGTCTGCGTGCACCTCGCCGGGGACGACGTCCTGCTCGGTCCGTTCGACACCCTGCTCCTGCGCCGGGGCGTGCCGCATGCCCTGCGCCTGCTCACGGAGACGGCGCGGCTGACCGCGACGTACACGCCCGCCGGCTTCGAGCGGTACTTGCAAGCGATCGCCGAAGCGGGCCCGACCGTCGACGAGTCCGTCGAATCTGGAATCGTCGAGCCGCCGAACGTGCCCGCCCTCGTCCGCTTGGGCGAGACCTTCGGCCTTCGGTACTTCCCCGAACCTTTCCCCGCCCGCGATGCACAGGAGCGTTGA
- a CDS encoding VWA domain-containing protein, with translation MRSLSLALFLTATLASAQSTTTNVQLILDASGSMFSRFADTTRIAAAKDVLTNFVSSLPEGANLNVGLRIYGANTSAGDPSACQDSKLVLPMRGLDRAALTSTVTATRPRGATPIVYSLTQAAADFPQDASRKLVVLVTDGLESCGGNLQAALEAFKARGIEVDIRVIGIDLGANAQRAFSGLKFENVDSSAALAAALGRATQDVAKPVETRLPVTVDLTENGRPVTSGATVSFVGSVDASNKTDLAAGTNGYTGSLLAGTYTATVTSAANGAQSFSGLTVAPGAANRFTFEIGKVANVNVTVTPANPVAGSKVQVAFSGAPAGDRNWVTVTRKGDPDAVYSDWTYAKGASGNVELTLPDVEGELEARYVLKNPDGTERVIGRSVPFTARRVTTSVDGPSEALAGGTVSVRWTGPNNERDYVTIVKKGAPEGSYLSYQYTRSANPVTLNLPTEPGEYELRYSSDDSNKTMASKAITLKAAEYALDAPSEALAGGTVSVRWTGPNNARDYVTIVKKGAPAGSYLSYGYTRNANPVQLKLPVEPGEYELRYSTEASSPNPILASRPITLKGSSYALEAPSEAVAGGTVDVRWTGPNNERDYITIVKKGAPVGSYLDYGYTRNANPVRLKLPVEPGEYELRYSTEAASPNPTLASRSITLKGATYNLSGPREAKVGETISVRWTGPGNAGDYITIVKKGAPVGSYLDYAYTREGATVQITVPNEPGEYELRYSTEAASPNPTLFSAPITVKR, from the coding sequence ATGCGATCCCTTTCCCTCGCCTTGTTTTTGACGGCCACCCTCGCCTCGGCACAAAGCACCACGACGAACGTGCAACTCATCCTCGACGCGTCGGGCAGCATGTTCTCTCGGTTCGCCGACACGACGCGCATCGCCGCTGCCAAAGACGTCTTGACAAACTTCGTGTCGAGCCTGCCCGAAGGCGCCAATCTCAACGTCGGTCTGCGCATCTACGGCGCGAACACCTCGGCGGGCGATCCCTCCGCTTGCCAAGACAGCAAGCTCGTGTTGCCGATGCGGGGCCTCGACCGCGCCGCCCTCACGAGCACCGTCACGGCCACGCGTCCGCGCGGCGCGACGCCCATTGTGTACTCGCTGACGCAAGCCGCGGCGGATTTCCCGCAAGACGCGAGCCGCAAGCTCGTCGTCCTCGTGACGGACGGGTTGGAGTCGTGCGGCGGCAACCTTCAAGCGGCCCTCGAAGCGTTCAAGGCGCGCGGCATCGAAGTGGACATTCGCGTGATTGGCATCGACCTCGGCGCGAACGCCCAACGGGCCTTCTCGGGCCTCAAGTTCGAGAACGTCGACTCGAGCGCCGCGCTCGCCGCCGCGCTCGGACGGGCCACGCAAGACGTCGCCAAGCCGGTCGAGACGCGCTTGCCCGTCACCGTCGACCTCACGGAGAACGGGCGGCCCGTCACGAGCGGCGCGACCGTCTCGTTCGTGGGCAGCGTCGACGCGAGCAACAAGACGGACCTCGCCGCCGGCACGAACGGCTACACGGGCTCGCTGCTCGCCGGAACGTACACGGCGACCGTCACGAGCGCCGCGAACGGCGCGCAGTCCTTCTCGGGCCTCACGGTCGCGCCGGGCGCCGCCAACCGCTTCACCTTCGAGATCGGCAAGGTCGCGAACGTCAACGTGACGGTGACTCCGGCGAATCCCGTGGCGGGCAGCAAGGTGCAAGTCGCCTTCTCCGGCGCGCCTGCGGGCGACCGCAACTGGGTGACCGTGACGCGCAAAGGCGACCCCGACGCGGTGTACTCCGATTGGACGTACGCGAAAGGAGCGAGCGGCAACGTCGAACTCACCTTGCCCGACGTGGAAGGTGAGCTCGAAGCGCGTTACGTTCTCAAGAACCCCGACGGCACCGAGCGCGTGATCGGCCGAAGCGTGCCTTTCACGGCGCGGCGCGTCACCACGAGCGTGGACGGACCGAGCGAAGCGCTCGCGGGCGGCACGGTCAGCGTGCGCTGGACCGGACCGAACAACGAGCGCGATTACGTCACCATCGTGAAGAAGGGCGCGCCCGAAGGCAGCTACCTCTCGTATCAGTACACCCGTTCGGCCAACCCCGTCACGCTCAACCTTCCGACGGAGCCGGGCGAGTACGAACTGCGCTACTCCAGCGACGACTCCAACAAGACCATGGCGTCCAAGGCCATCACGCTCAAGGCCGCCGAGTACGCTCTCGACGCGCCGAGCGAAGCGCTCGCGGGCGGCACGGTGAGCGTGCGCTGGACGGGTCCGAACAACGCGCGCGACTACGTCACCATCGTGAAGAAGGGCGCGCCCGCCGGAAGCTACCTCAGCTACGGCTACACGCGCAACGCCAATCCCGTCCAGCTCAAGCTGCCCGTCGAACCCGGCGAGTACGAACTGCGTTACTCCACCGAGGCGTCCAGTCCCAACCCGATCCTCGCGAGCCGTCCCATCACGCTCAAAGGCTCGTCGTACGCCTTGGAGGCTCCGAGCGAAGCGGTGGCGGGCGGCACGGTCGATGTGCGCTGGACGGGCCCCAACAACGAGCGTGACTACATCACCATCGTGAAGAAGGGCGCACCCGTGGGAAGCTACCTCGACTACGGTTACACGCGCAACGCCAACCCCGTTCGCCTCAAGCTGCCCGTCGAACCCGGCGAGTACGAGCTTCGCTACTCCACGGAGGCCGCCAGCCCCAATCCGACCCTCGCAAGCCGCTCCATCACGCTCAAAGGCGCGACGTACAACCTCAGCGGTCCCAGGGAAGCCAAAGTCGGCGAGACGATCAGCGTTCGTTGGACCGGTCCCGGCAACGCTGGCGACTACATCACCATCGTGAAGAAGGGCGCGCCCGTCGGGTCGTACCTCGACTACGCCTACACCCGTGAAGGCGCCACGGTGCAAATCACGGTTCCCAACGAGCCGGGCGAGTACGAACTTCGCTACTCCACCGAAGCCGCCAGCCCCAACCCGACGTTGTTCTCCGCTCCCATCACGGTCAAGCGCTAA
- a CDS encoding peptidoglycan-binding domain-containing protein: MTRLGSHSKTFVLGVGLAASAAFAQSPADTRVVDKAAVAVARTVDGTITPCPASYTNFTAAKACVRVPYSAERTKMLLNRSEATPLVTAWRSQRNPIFSYNYVRQGGAVVAVIAGPAPGDAKATLLVLDTVPTRAEADLQRREDIRITPKVSPPAAPNRASETVNVPPFRRSLALASPHLNGEDVRLLQERLIEVARIPRGTGGDGWYGPVTAATVKAFQAANGLRVTGVVDQGTWSRLFSDRAQPFEARSVDTYLGR; this comes from the coding sequence ATGACTCGACTCGGTTCGCACTCCAAGACCTTCGTGCTCGGCGTCGGACTCGCCGCCTCGGCGGCGTTCGCGCAAAGCCCGGCGGACACGCGCGTCGTGGACAAGGCCGCCGTCGCCGTCGCCCGTACCGTCGACGGCACCATCACGCCTTGTCCGGCAAGTTACACCAATTTCACGGCGGCCAAGGCGTGCGTGCGCGTTCCCTACTCGGCGGAACGAACGAAGATGTTGCTCAACCGCTCCGAAGCGACGCCGCTCGTGACCGCGTGGCGCTCTCAGCGCAATCCGATCTTCTCGTACAACTACGTGCGTCAAGGCGGCGCGGTCGTGGCCGTGATCGCCGGGCCCGCGCCGGGTGACGCCAAGGCGACGCTCTTGGTGCTCGACACCGTGCCGACGCGGGCGGAAGCGGACCTGCAACGCCGCGAAGACATTCGAATCACGCCGAAGGTCAGTCCGCCCGCCGCGCCCAACCGCGCGTCCGAAACCGTGAACGTTCCGCCGTTTCGCCGCTCGCTCGCCCTGGCGTCGCCGCACCTCAACGGCGAGGACGTGCGCTTGCTGCAAGAGCGCCTCATCGAGGTCGCGCGTATTCCGCGCGGCACGGGCGGCGACGGATGGTACGGTCCCGTCACGGCGGCGACCGTGAAGGCGTTTCAAGCCGCGAACGGCCTCAGGGTCACGGGCGTCGTGGATCAAGGCACGTGGAGCCGATTGTTCTCCGATCGTGCCCAGCCGTTCGAGGCGCGAAGCGTGGACACGTACCTGGGCCGTTGA
- a CDS encoding ATP-binding protein, translated as MPRAISPLPAQATSLVGRERELEQVHQILNWPDVTLLTLTGPGGVGKTRLALELAGRLQDRFPDGVVFVPLAALERPAQVLPAIAEAVNLHEAGRDLVEALGDVLAPRQLLLVLDNFEHVLAAAPDVSRLTAVAPGLTVLATSRERLKLYGEHEFPVSPLGLPSAEDPVGEAVRLFFERARAVRPDFTLTDAVRPAVEELCRRLDGLPLAIELAAARIRMWSVPALLARMDQRLTLLTEGPSDLPSRQRTLRAAIEWSHALLAEDEQRLFARLGVFVGDFTLEAAEAVGGGDVNVLSALTSLVDKSLVQSVHDPLESRFLLLESLRAFALERLDASADAHRVRAAHRAFYQARTRAIDATLRGDHSGGVAHGVARELPNILAALAFSTRTRDEAALADFAEHLPFVLTARFDESAAPYVREALNAAPAGSQAVGWWQHALAFTAFRQGDALRSEQLARKCVETFEAIGEARGLAYGLQARGYARFATDPLGARADLERCLEWARPQRDAFLVAVCLNGLGLLAGFMGATAEARAALQESAEWSRTAHHSLWGWAVLCLAPLDLAEGDVAAARAKLHDVLDLARRVDEPVLTMGGLYGAAAIAMLEGRERDAAFLWGATDAIRTALGIRPNVEREMFMPWLASLPDSSNAPRLADAVQAGQNASLDALLTTLTAANLRPDMLLASADSAPSEASAHTLTPRERDVLRLLAEGLSNKQIAAKLGSGVYTVNDQVAAVFSKLGVRNRAAATRYALQHGLA; from the coding sequence ATGCCCCGAGCGATTTCTCCCCTGCCAGCGCAAGCCACGTCCCTCGTCGGTCGAGAGCGTGAACTTGAGCAAGTCCACCAAATCCTGAATTGGCCCGACGTCACGCTCCTGACCCTCACGGGACCGGGCGGTGTCGGAAAGACGCGGCTCGCCCTCGAATTGGCGGGTCGCCTGCAAGACCGCTTTCCCGACGGAGTCGTGTTCGTACCGCTCGCGGCGTTGGAGCGCCCCGCCCAAGTGCTGCCCGCGATCGCCGAGGCGGTGAACCTGCACGAGGCGGGCCGTGATCTCGTCGAAGCGCTCGGAGACGTTCTCGCGCCGCGTCAACTGTTGTTGGTGCTCGACAATTTCGAACACGTTCTCGCCGCCGCCCCCGACGTCTCTCGTTTGACGGCCGTAGCGCCGGGTCTCACGGTGCTCGCGACGAGCCGCGAGCGGCTCAAGCTGTACGGCGAACACGAGTTTCCGGTGTCTCCGCTCGGCTTGCCGAGCGCCGAGGACCCGGTCGGCGAGGCGGTTCGATTGTTCTTCGAACGCGCGCGCGCCGTACGGCCCGACTTCACGCTCACAGACGCGGTGCGGCCCGCCGTCGAAGAGTTGTGTCGCCGCCTCGACGGTCTGCCCTTGGCGATCGAGTTGGCGGCGGCGCGCATCCGAATGTGGAGCGTTCCCGCGTTGCTCGCCCGCATGGACCAGCGCTTGACGCTGCTGACCGAGGGGCCGAGCGATCTTCCGTCACGGCAGCGGACGCTCCGAGCGGCGATCGAGTGGAGTCACGCGCTTCTCGCCGAGGACGAACAGCGGCTGTTCGCTCGTCTGGGCGTGTTCGTCGGTGACTTCACCTTGGAGGCGGCGGAAGCGGTGGGGGGAGGCGACGTAAACGTCTTGTCCGCCCTCACGTCCCTGGTGGACAAAAGCCTCGTGCAAAGCGTGCACGACCCGCTCGAAAGCCGCTTCTTGCTGCTGGAGTCCCTGCGCGCCTTCGCGCTGGAGCGATTGGACGCCTCAGCGGACGCGCACCGTGTTCGCGCCGCGCACCGAGCTTTCTACCAAGCTCGGACGCGGGCGATCGACGCGACCTTGCGCGGCGATCACAGCGGCGGCGTGGCGCACGGCGTGGCGCGAGAGTTGCCGAACATCTTGGCGGCGCTCGCGTTCTCGACGCGAACGCGAGACGAAGCTGCCCTCGCCGACTTCGCCGAGCACTTGCCGTTCGTCTTGACGGCGCGCTTCGACGAATCTGCCGCGCCGTACGTGCGCGAGGCTTTGAACGCCGCCCCGGCGGGCAGTCAAGCGGTCGGATGGTGGCAGCACGCCCTCGCCTTCACGGCGTTTCGGCAAGGCGACGCGCTTCGCAGCGAGCAGTTGGCGAGAAAGTGCGTCGAGACGTTCGAAGCGATCGGGGAAGCGCGCGGCCTCGCGTACGGATTGCAAGCGCGCGGTTACGCTCGGTTCGCGACCGATCCGCTCGGCGCACGCGCCGACCTCGAGCGTTGCCTGGAGTGGGCGCGACCTCAGCGAGACGCGTTTTTGGTGGCGGTGTGCCTCAACGGACTGGGGCTGCTCGCCGGTTTCATGGGCGCGACGGCCGAGGCGCGCGCCGCGTTGCAAGAGTCCGCCGAGTGGTCGCGAACGGCGCACCACTCGCTGTGGGGCTGGGCCGTGCTGTGCCTCGCGCCCCTCGACTTGGCGGAGGGCGACGTGGCGGCGGCCCGCGCGAAATTGCACGACGTGCTCGATCTCGCTCGGCGCGTGGACGAACCCGTCTTGACGATGGGAGGCTTGTACGGTGCGGCGGCGATCGCGATGCTCGAAGGACGTGAGCGCGACGCCGCGTTTTTGTGGGGCGCGACGGACGCCATTCGCACGGCCCTCGGCATTCGGCCGAACGTCGAGCGCGAGATGTTCATGCCGTGGCTGGCGTCCTTACCCGACTCCTCGAACGCGCCGCGTCTCGCCGACGCCGTGCAAGCCGGTCAGAATGCTTCCCTGGACGCCTTGCTGACCACGCTGACGGCGGCGAACTTGCGCCCCGACATGCTCCTCGCTTCCGCCGACTCGGCTCCGAGCGAAGCGAGCGCTCATACCTTGACGCCGCGCGAACGGGACGTGCTGCGGCTTTTGGCGGAAGGCTTGTCGAACAAGCAAATCGCGGCGAAGTTGGGCAGCGGCGTGTACACCGTGAACGACCAAGTGGCGGCGGTCTTCTCGAAGCTCGGGGTGCGCAACCGCGCGGCGGCCACGCGCTACGCGTTGCAGCACGGGCTCGCGTGA